A genomic region of Halobacteriovorax sp. DA5 contains the following coding sequences:
- a CDS encoding heterodisulfide reductase-related iron-sulfur binding cluster: MNQTLDAATREIFWNIPFSFKVVMYILFFAAVFVMFKGLYQKIQFITGKKGIDAIKGLKDLLPEKLNWGSFFKTMLLTGKVPRFRNVALFHGLIFWGFVILWIATDLVAIHADTPFKIYKGPVYIVISFLADMAGLMVLVGIGLAYKRRYIDRPSYLQATRPKQELFMYAMLICLVVLGYLIEGVRIMGTGMPVGEATWSPVGWALASIFTKIPLSEQVWAYSYRAMWMVHMANTMLFVAACGTTKFSHIFVLPFAALVTPPRRGAVLEPMNFEDETAETFGLGKISELSLKNKLDLLACVECGRCTQVCPANLAERPLDPKKIITKARDLAFETAAKGETDADFWENSIYSSIELDSCTTCGACMEECPANIEHVDIIMGAKRYKTLTLGEIPADAATAVQKVQINGNPWGISQDDRFKWADGLDVPVIEAGKKVDYLYYVGCAGSYDASNQKVVQDTVKLLKKAGVSFAVMGKTEKCNGDPIRRFGDEYSFFEIAIENIANMRQYDFDKVVTHCPHCLHTIGKEYAKFDDGDFTTVHHTELLADLLRSGKLKPEKKVEENLTFHDPCYLGRHHGEYNAPREILKAAGVEIKEMDKKEDTALCCGMGGGNMWYEVEAGTDLAAGRLEHVGEKKVDKLATACSFCMINFKGGISEKTGTENLEIEDVASILAKTID, translated from the coding sequence ATGAATCAAACTCTTGATGCCGCCACGCGAGAAATTTTTTGGAATATTCCATTCTCGTTTAAGGTTGTCATGTACATTCTATTTTTTGCAGCAGTCTTTGTTATGTTCAAAGGTCTGTATCAAAAAATTCAATTTATCACTGGAAAAAAAGGTATTGATGCTATCAAGGGCCTAAAGGACCTTTTACCAGAGAAGTTAAACTGGGGATCATTCTTCAAAACAATGCTTCTTACTGGTAAAGTACCACGTTTTAGAAACGTAGCTCTTTTCCACGGTCTAATCTTTTGGGGATTTGTTATTCTATGGATTGCTACAGACCTTGTTGCAATTCACGCTGACACTCCTTTTAAAATCTACAAAGGACCTGTTTATATCGTAATCTCTTTCCTGGCCGACATGGCCGGATTAATGGTTCTTGTAGGTATTGGCCTTGCTTACAAAAGAAGATATATTGATAGACCTTCTTACCTTCAAGCAACGAGACCAAAGCAAGAATTATTTATGTACGCTATGCTTATCTGCCTTGTTGTTCTTGGATACCTAATTGAAGGTGTAAGAATCATGGGTACAGGTATGCCTGTTGGAGAAGCAACGTGGTCACCAGTTGGTTGGGCGCTAGCTTCAATCTTTACTAAGATTCCTCTTTCAGAACAGGTTTGGGCATATTCATATCGTGCAATGTGGATGGTTCACATGGCAAATACAATGCTATTTGTAGCTGCATGTGGAACAACTAAATTCTCTCACATCTTTGTACTTCCATTTGCTGCCCTAGTTACTCCGCCAAGACGTGGTGCCGTACTTGAGCCAATGAACTTTGAAGATGAAACTGCTGAGACTTTCGGACTTGGGAAAATTTCAGAACTTAGTCTTAAAAATAAACTAGACCTTCTAGCTTGTGTTGAGTGTGGACGTTGTACGCAAGTATGTCCTGCTAACCTTGCAGAAAGACCTCTGGATCCTAAAAAGATTATTACAAAAGCACGTGATCTTGCTTTTGAAACGGCAGCAAAAGGTGAAACTGACGCTGACTTCTGGGAAAACTCAATATACTCATCAATTGAACTAGACTCATGTACTACTTGTGGTGCTTGTATGGAAGAGTGTCCAGCAAATATTGAGCACGTGGATATCATCATGGGTGCAAAGAGATACAAAACTCTTACACTTGGAGAGATTCCAGCTGACGCTGCAACGGCAGTTCAAAAAGTACAAATCAACGGAAACCCTTGGGGAATCTCTCAAGATGATCGTTTCAAATGGGCAGACGGTCTTGATGTTCCAGTAATCGAAGCTGGTAAAAAAGTTGATTACCTTTACTATGTTGGTTGTGCTGGTTCATACGATGCTTCTAACCAAAAGGTTGTTCAAGATACAGTTAAGCTTCTAAAGAAAGCAGGTGTTTCATTTGCTGTTATGGGGAAAACTGAAAAATGTAATGGTGACCCAATCAGACGCTTTGGTGATGAGTACTCATTCTTTGAAATTGCGATTGAAAATATTGCAAATATGAGACAATACGACTTTGATAAAGTTGTAACTCACTGTCCACACTGTCTACATACGATTGGTAAGGAATACGCTAAATTTGATGATGGTGACTTTACTACAGTTCACCACACTGAACTTCTTGCTGACCTACTACGTTCTGGGAAACTAAAACCAGAAAAGAAAGTTGAAGAAAATCTTACTTTCCATGATCCATGTTACCTTGGTCGCCACCACGGTGAATACAATGCTCCAAGAGAAATCCTAAAGGCAGCAGGTGTTGAGATCAAAGAAATGGATAAGAAAGAAGATACTGCCCTATGCTGCGGAATGGGTGGTGGTAATATGTGGTACGAAGTTGAAGCTGGTACTGATTTAGCTGCTGGACGCCTTGAGCATGTAGGTGAAAAGAAAGTTGATAAATTAGCTACGGCCTGCTCTTTCTGTATGATAAACTTTAAGGGTGGAATTAGCGAAAAAACAGGTACTGAAAACCTTGAGATTGAAGACGTTGCTTCAATCCTTGCAAAAACTATCGATTAA
- a CDS encoding Hsp33 family molecular chaperone HslO, whose translation MIKESRLFNFINKEKTFAISFLEGQKVIHDLALIHSVNNQGFGFFRDCTLSILPLINFLKPQENMGIFIDSDSPYFRYKLEMNQSGFFRTLIFPVELPTIPEKITGKLRTVKQFPYSKTPYSSIINVENRSIKEIMNDFFDKSYQMKSKIIISDDSDQVMLVTKLPEVNVDKEEIVESLSLKDYIKQNETSFHNIFKQALNEESEIQKAFEGLDFDFLKSTEIKFKCNCSRDRMVTGVAGVVRSSGFADVFHNDASIETKCDYCKTAYLITKEEVSSILSLH comes from the coding sequence GTGATTAAAGAAAGCCGTCTATTCAACTTCATTAATAAAGAGAAAACCTTCGCAATTTCTTTTTTAGAGGGTCAAAAAGTTATTCATGATCTTGCACTTATTCACAGTGTCAATAATCAAGGTTTTGGATTTTTTAGAGATTGCACACTTTCAATACTACCTCTAATTAATTTTCTAAAGCCTCAAGAAAATATGGGAATCTTTATTGATTCAGACTCTCCTTACTTTCGCTACAAGTTAGAAATGAATCAGTCTGGTTTTTTTAGAACACTAATCTTCCCAGTAGAGCTCCCAACAATACCAGAAAAAATTACAGGAAAGCTTAGAACGGTAAAGCAATTTCCATATAGCAAGACTCCTTATTCGAGTATTATCAATGTTGAGAACCGCTCAATTAAAGAAATTATGAATGACTTTTTTGATAAATCATATCAAATGAAATCAAAAATTATCATTAGCGATGATAGTGACCAGGTAATGCTTGTAACGAAGCTTCCTGAAGTCAATGTAGATAAAGAAGAGATTGTCGAGTCATTGAGCCTGAAAGACTATATCAAACAAAATGAAACAAGCTTTCATAATATTTTCAAACAAGCTCTAAATGAAGAAAGCGAAATTCAAAAAGCATTTGAAGGACTTGATTTTGATTTCTTAAAGTCGACAGAAATTAAATTCAAATGTAACTGCTCTCGCGACCGCATGGTTACAGGTGTAGCAGGCGTCGTTCGCTCTAGTGGATTTGCAGATGTATTCCACAACGATGCTTCAATTGAAACAAAATGTGATTACTGCAAAACAGCCTATCTAATCACAAAAGAAGAAGTTTCAAGTATTCTTAGCCTTCACTAA
- a CDS encoding PD-(D/E)XK nuclease family protein, with protein sequence MLNLYLYKNHFDELFEENENIKSWQIVCPSPQRSDLYRDYIIRKGHARNTETITVAKFLSDHLNLDDEQKKLSKSELMVDLWTFWKSSVNDDYEKFHFCFELFTEVRSFDLSGSLIEELSQLATLEKDCIAGLMRFHTYLETYNIVDEQKSYQLVSESFRPQEDVGYIFIGFDHLNANQIDMLKGMGEKASVYIPFEKSIFNQCDNKIFWPNWVELEQIKEAHEIESISCDYISIPSGRSAEYLSDLISGEKQILSFSNGLDLTQVNSILLAQKRFKTDFALFFTSVDQLISKVQEQLNLNKGHLSADELVLFLDKLALTNMNEKSFMLLKTILAFKKEVLSFSEKATVNENIYNSDLKLLKEVLGLNLPRTSVVNISMKDTGVIGTRDNLFTSERADNQYLYISKDDLGALSSSQRFSNDVLVIFSAFGPLQSKNLDIIILRNQLRRFIQGGGNLILEEGLTHGSSIAENLFEGVELNPTHAQASERKSFGTIYSQKAAIPEKLSPSFIQTYIDCPKKWHLKYAQGVDLDVSSSAFIDRRYIGTINHSVIESYLELHNQYDRGILKELIANTFKRFIDEKSLLPEKIDIESLKLSVESYCSGIIYKLLEIKNESNVEFFFERDISKVNEKYKGSIDLIIKDGDDYYIYDFKTSGGAVPTKTDINDFRKIQLLAYYEAWGVEHNLKGGGYLCLENLKDSIFVGEEKFFNEFHSRTNKIESYKKEEFNEFMNETMVSMRSAQSWPAAPLNSGICTFCVANPICAKGGDK encoded by the coding sequence GTGTTAAATCTTTATTTATATAAAAATCATTTTGATGAGTTATTTGAAGAAAATGAAAATATAAAAAGCTGGCAGATAGTCTGTCCGTCTCCTCAGCGTTCAGATTTATATCGTGATTATATTATTCGCAAAGGCCATGCTAGAAATACTGAGACAATTACAGTTGCAAAGTTCCTATCTGATCACCTGAATTTAGATGATGAGCAAAAAAAGCTATCTAAGTCTGAACTTATGGTAGACCTTTGGACTTTTTGGAAGTCTTCGGTAAATGATGATTATGAAAAGTTTCATTTTTGTTTTGAGCTCTTTACTGAAGTACGTTCATTTGATCTAAGTGGTTCATTAATTGAAGAATTAAGTCAGCTGGCCACTCTTGAAAAAGACTGTATCGCTGGCCTGATGAGATTTCACACTTATTTAGAAACATATAATATTGTTGATGAACAAAAGTCTTACCAATTAGTTAGTGAAAGTTTTAGACCACAAGAAGACGTTGGTTATATTTTTATTGGCTTTGATCACTTAAATGCAAATCAAATTGATATGCTTAAAGGGATGGGAGAGAAGGCCAGTGTTTATATTCCTTTTGAAAAATCTATTTTCAACCAATGTGATAATAAAATCTTTTGGCCTAACTGGGTAGAGTTAGAGCAGATAAAAGAAGCACATGAGATCGAAAGCATATCTTGTGATTATATTTCTATTCCTTCTGGAAGAAGTGCTGAGTATTTAAGTGATCTAATTTCTGGTGAAAAACAAATTCTAAGTTTTTCGAATGGACTTGACCTGACTCAAGTAAACTCGATTCTACTCGCACAAAAAAGGTTTAAGACAGACTTTGCACTATTCTTTACAAGTGTTGATCAGTTAATTTCTAAAGTACAAGAACAGTTAAACTTGAATAAAGGTCATTTAAGTGCAGATGAATTAGTTTTGTTCTTAGATAAGCTTGCTCTTACTAATATGAACGAGAAGAGCTTTATGCTTTTAAAAACTATTTTAGCATTTAAGAAAGAAGTCTTAAGCTTTAGTGAGAAAGCTACGGTAAATGAAAATATTTATAATTCTGATTTAAAGCTATTGAAGGAAGTCCTAGGTCTTAACCTCCCAAGAACATCAGTTGTTAACATTTCGATGAAAGATACTGGTGTGATTGGAACAAGAGATAACTTATTCACTAGTGAACGTGCAGATAATCAATATCTATATATTTCGAAGGACGATTTGGGAGCACTAAGCTCTTCTCAAAGGTTCTCAAATGATGTTCTCGTTATTTTTAGTGCATTTGGTCCATTACAAAGTAAAAACTTAGATATTATTATTTTAAGAAACCAACTTCGACGCTTTATTCAGGGAGGCGGAAACCTAATTTTAGAAGAAGGGCTAACGCATGGGAGCTCAATTGCTGAAAATCTTTTTGAAGGTGTTGAATTAAATCCAACCCATGCCCAAGCAAGTGAACGTAAAAGCTTCGGAACTATTTATAGTCAAAAAGCAGCTATACCTGAAAAATTATCACCATCATTTATTCAAACATATATTGATTGTCCGAAGAAGTGGCATTTAAAATACGCTCAAGGTGTCGACCTCGATGTTTCTTCTTCTGCCTTTATTGATCGACGTTATATTGGGACAATTAATCACAGTGTGATTGAATCTTACCTTGAGCTTCATAATCAGTATGATCGCGGAATTCTAAAAGAGCTTATTGCAAATACCTTTAAGCGATTTATCGATGAGAAGTCTCTACTACCCGAAAAGATCGATATTGAAAGCCTGAAACTTTCAGTAGAATCCTACTGTAGTGGCATTATTTATAAACTTCTTGAAATTAAGAATGAATCAAATGTTGAATTCTTTTTCGAAAGAGATATTTCAAAAGTTAATGAAAAATATAAAGGATCTATCGACTTAATTATCAAAGATGGTGATGATTATTATATTTACGATTTTAAAACATCTGGCGGGGCCGTTCCTACTAAAACTGATATAAATGATTTTCGAAAAATTCAACTTCTTGCTTATTATGAAGCATGGGGTGTCGAGCATAATCTAAAAGGTGGTGGCTACCTTTGCCTTGAAAACTTGAAAGATTCAATCTTTGTTGGTGAAGAAAAGTTTTTTAATGAATTTCACTCTAGAACAAATAAAATAGAAAGTTATAAAAAAGAAGAGTTTAATGAGTTTATGAATGAAACGATGGTTTCAATGAGAAGTGCACAGTCGTGGCCGGCAGCACCACTAAACTCAGGAATATGTACCTTCTGTGTTGCAAATCCAATTTGTGCAAAGGGTGGGGATAAGTAA
- a CDS encoding UvrD-helicase domain-containing protein gives MAIQLNSEQEKAVMHNGGVLLNAGAGSGKTRVIIEHLAYLIEKKYDALFESAHPDILGQLKSYLSKIVVMTFTKEAAGELQSRMFDRFSKVEDVTKKKIIDEALESLGISTIHSFCLKLIKRGYIFGAPANLDIVDRFKINVKIEELTKQWFSRNLNNQKIEIFLKNIDALISSMQFVFASPELRFEWSSIDVNDVSFDEGEYFDNILSLLGCNEVFNNHYSSNTYSDEHSKKAWWKHLSASESFFLSKNYSWNNIKRFCEIYKSNKPRKAKGIPLEVGELIDQCNSLLKFYDKESENYDAFFENEGIYLEWLTLYKELFNYIEEYYYNYPGIDFSDIEYLTLKSLEESEESRRLCQENFDYIIVDEYQDTSPGQYQIIKHVIGENFNRLMCVGDRKQAIYGFRGGEIAVFNQTEKVIPQNLYMSNNYRSEEAVVNFNNQFFETIFGLGEKYQGHDQYSVKVDYQNFPDVKESGLGIVKGHKVNLEIELEKKSSTTYDNIEAGAICDLIKKKQDTNPDEEICILYRTLAPSKQLISNLMASSIPFVAQVKIPYGEDPLVIIFKAFVNFLIEGVKEGADEKRLHAIARYYNFIIEGVCSHYYDSYQSVDVTSLMKMKDTYINSNIEYAFWSFVFDLGLSSSAYKNNSEKINGIIGGAKGDIDQIYKILKSLEKDSYSASFSYLSQPKVRIMTTHASKGLEFDTIILGGIHTNGRTVVDKSKFGALPGALSWSADINSKKLNSSPNLILEKLIKKQKEFSESKRLFYVACTRAVENIEYFDISINGEDVKHSDNSWIVPLRNYQMKSVEIESFDLKYELEEAIRPPIYFLDPLGVKNIDNSVDIGLISELSVTKLSELALCSRKFYLNQVLKLEDDLKEFSKEKEIALPHVQGVSDVDRGNRLHFLVENLIKGRDLKFNNTEEVEIVGWVGDTIKKSSHDKILSEHQIKFSFFGQMITGIIDGLLYQNGQVVEIWDFKSGLIDDDKLRSYFFQLKTYAYGLLLVGEQVTEKIKLKVLALDQKRVIEEEISMAELEANLFETWRTLTDLVGKRITHCSSCTYGNLCHQ, from the coding sequence ATGGCCATTCAACTTAATTCAGAACAAGAAAAAGCAGTAATGCATAATGGTGGAGTCCTACTAAATGCTGGAGCTGGTTCAGGTAAGACTAGAGTTATCATTGAGCACTTAGCTTACTTAATCGAAAAAAAGTACGATGCTCTTTTTGAGTCTGCACATCCTGATATTCTAGGGCAATTAAAGTCATATCTTTCTAAAATTGTAGTAATGACATTTACGAAGGAAGCTGCTGGAGAGTTACAATCTCGTATGTTTGATCGCTTTTCAAAAGTCGAAGATGTTACAAAGAAGAAAATTATTGATGAGGCCCTTGAATCACTTGGTATTTCTACGATTCACAGTTTTTGCCTTAAGTTGATTAAACGAGGTTATATTTTTGGTGCTCCAGCGAACCTCGATATTGTTGATCGTTTCAAAATTAATGTGAAAATTGAAGAGTTAACAAAGCAATGGTTCTCTCGAAATCTGAATAATCAGAAAATAGAAATATTTTTAAAGAATATTGACGCTCTAATTAGCTCGATGCAATTTGTGTTTGCAAGTCCTGAGCTTAGGTTTGAGTGGTCAAGTATTGATGTTAATGACGTCTCTTTTGATGAAGGCGAATACTTCGATAATATATTGAGCTTACTTGGCTGTAATGAAGTCTTTAATAATCATTACTCTAGTAATACTTACTCCGATGAACATAGTAAAAAAGCATGGTGGAAGCACTTAAGCGCATCAGAGTCTTTTTTCTTATCAAAGAATTATAGTTGGAATAATATAAAACGTTTTTGTGAGATTTATAAATCAAATAAACCGCGAAAGGCCAAAGGAATCCCTTTGGAAGTGGGAGAGCTAATTGATCAATGTAACTCTCTACTAAAGTTTTATGATAAAGAATCTGAAAACTATGATGCCTTTTTTGAGAATGAAGGGATATATCTAGAATGGTTAACTTTATACAAAGAACTGTTTAATTATATAGAAGAGTATTACTACAATTATCCAGGAATCGACTTCTCTGATATTGAATACCTAACTCTAAAGTCGTTAGAAGAAAGTGAAGAATCACGTAGGCTTTGTCAGGAGAATTTCGATTATATTATTGTCGATGAATATCAAGATACTTCTCCTGGGCAGTATCAAATTATTAAGCATGTTATCGGTGAGAATTTCAATCGATTAATGTGCGTAGGTGATCGCAAGCAAGCTATCTATGGATTTAGAGGTGGTGAAATTGCGGTATTTAATCAAACTGAAAAGGTAATTCCTCAAAACCTTTACATGTCCAATAATTATCGCTCAGAGGAAGCTGTTGTAAATTTTAACAACCAATTCTTTGAAACAATATTTGGATTAGGCGAAAAATATCAAGGGCACGATCAGTATAGTGTAAAAGTTGATTACCAAAACTTTCCAGATGTTAAAGAATCCGGTCTTGGTATCGTTAAAGGTCATAAAGTTAATCTCGAAATCGAGTTAGAGAAAAAATCTTCAACAACTTATGACAATATCGAAGCAGGTGCTATTTGTGATCTAATTAAAAAGAAGCAAGATACAAATCCCGATGAAGAGATTTGTATTCTTTATCGAACACTTGCACCTTCAAAACAATTAATTTCAAACTTGATGGCAAGTTCTATTCCATTTGTTGCCCAAGTAAAGATTCCTTACGGGGAAGATCCTCTCGTTATTATATTTAAGGCCTTTGTTAACTTCTTAATTGAGGGAGTTAAGGAAGGAGCCGACGAAAAGAGACTTCATGCAATTGCTCGATACTACAACTTTATAATTGAAGGAGTATGTAGCCATTACTATGACTCATATCAAAGTGTTGATGTAACAAGTCTTATGAAAATGAAAGATACTTATATTAATAGTAATATTGAGTATGCCTTCTGGTCGTTTGTATTTGATTTAGGCTTATCAAGTTCTGCCTATAAGAATAATTCTGAAAAAATAAATGGAATTATTGGTGGTGCTAAAGGTGATATTGATCAAATTTATAAAATCCTAAAATCTTTAGAGAAGGACTCGTATAGTGCTAGCTTCTCTTATCTTTCACAACCAAAAGTTAGAATTATGACGACTCACGCTTCAAAGGGGCTTGAATTTGATACGATAATTCTTGGTGGTATTCATACTAACGGCCGTACAGTTGTGGATAAGTCTAAGTTTGGTGCGCTTCCAGGAGCTTTATCTTGGAGTGCAGATATAAATAGTAAAAAATTAAACTCATCTCCAAATCTAATTCTAGAGAAGCTAATAAAAAAACAAAAAGAATTCTCTGAGTCAAAGAGACTTTTCTATGTGGCCTGTACAAGGGCCGTGGAAAACATCGAATACTTTGATATAAGTATCAATGGCGAAGATGTAAAACATTCTGACAATAGCTGGATTGTGCCGCTTCGAAATTATCAAATGAAGTCAGTAGAGATTGAAAGTTTTGATCTTAAATACGAATTGGAAGAAGCAATACGTCCACCTATATATTTTCTCGATCCATTAGGAGTTAAGAATATTGATAACTCTGTAGACATTGGTCTCATCTCTGAACTTTCAGTTACAAAACTATCTGAGTTGGCTTTATGTTCAAGAAAATTCTATTTAAACCAAGTCTTAAAACTTGAGGATGATTTAAAAGAATTCTCAAAAGAAAAAGAAATCGCACTGCCTCACGTTCAAGGTGTTTCTGATGTTGATCGTGGTAACCGTCTTCACTTCTTAGTTGAAAATCTTATTAAAGGTAGAGATTTAAAATTTAATAATACAGAAGAGGTCGAAATTGTCGGATGGGTAGGGGATACAATTAAAAAGTCTTCACATGACAAAATTTTAAGTGAGCATCAAATAAAATTTTCTTTTTTTGGTCAAATGATTACAGGGATTATAGATGGATTGCTTTATCAAAATGGTCAGGTAGTAGAAATTTGGGACTTCAAGTCAGGACTCATTGATGATGATAAGCTGCGCTCATATTTCTTTCAATTAAAAACCTATGCTTATGGTCTACTATTAGTTGGCGAACAAGTTACTGAAAAAATTAAGTTAAAGGTACTAGCTCTTGATCAAAAACGTGTCATTGAAGAAGAAATTTCAATGGCCGAGCTTGAAGCAAACCTATTTGAAACGTGGAGAACTCTTACTGATTTAGTCGGGAAAAGAATAACTCACTGTTCATCATGTACGTATGGAAATTTATGCCACCAATAA
- a CDS encoding outer membrane beta-barrel domain-containing protein codes for MIRMIFVLFLTFMTIKTFAAESDLYNFSWLDKDKEIYVLQNRKFKKQQRFYVSGGFGKTLSGAFVDSTSMQLRGGYFFTEELGAEFIYASNSGEENDTAASVRNSNGGGSGSIPFRRIVNDYIGVMATWAPFYSKINTFNSILYVDWIFGLGLAKLNETNNGPEVRAGSPNPGLIIDESHTGLMWDVSTKFYINQSWSIRADINGILYQAAPARESGSESDQLYSNIDLTFSVQFDL; via the coding sequence ATGATTAGGATGATCTTTGTATTATTTTTAACTTTTATGACGATTAAGACTTTCGCCGCAGAAAGTGATCTCTACAATTTTTCATGGCTTGATAAAGATAAAGAAATTTATGTACTTCAAAACCGTAAGTTTAAAAAACAACAACGCTTCTATGTAAGTGGTGGCTTTGGTAAAACACTATCTGGTGCGTTTGTTGATTCAACTTCTATGCAGTTAAGAGGTGGTTACTTTTTTACTGAAGAACTTGGTGCTGAATTTATCTATGCTTCTAATTCAGGTGAAGAGAATGATACAGCCGCTTCTGTTAGAAACAGTAATGGTGGTGGAAGTGGTTCAATTCCATTTAGAAGAATTGTAAACGACTATATTGGTGTAATGGCAACATGGGCGCCTTTTTATTCGAAAATTAATACATTCAATTCAATTCTCTATGTTGACTGGATCTTTGGTCTAGGTTTAGCAAAACTTAATGAAACAAATAATGGCCCTGAAGTTAGAGCAGGTTCTCCAAACCCTGGTTTAATAATAGATGAGTCACACACTGGTCTTATGTGGGATGTTTCAACTAAATTTTATATTAATCAATCTTGGAGTATTAGAGCAGATATTAACGGAATTCTTTATCAAGCTGCACCAGCAAGAGAGTCTGGTTCTGAGAGTGATCAATTATATTCAAATATTGATCTAACTTTCTCTGTTCAGTTTGACTTATAA